In Lycium barbarum isolate Lr01 chromosome 9, ASM1917538v2, whole genome shotgun sequence, the DNA window AGTAATTTCTTTTCATGACGGAAGCTAACAAGATGCCCATGCAGTGTAAACTATTGCAGAAAATGTACGTATGATAAAGATAGTAACAAACTATTACGAGCTATTATAAGTATAGATTTTGTTCCCAATACATACAAAGGTAAGATTTGAAGCCTTAAATACATATCTAGAACACGTGACACTACATCTAACGCGTCAACATCAAGATCTCGAGCATCTGCTCACGGGGACCGAACTGGCTTAGTCAAAATGAGAATGGACTACTTTTTCCAGTATTGCACTTTTTATGTAAAAAGTTAAAAACTGTCATAGTCTAATACTCATAGCATGACACAATATTGAAATATTCAAATTAAACGAATATATTTAATGTAAAAAAGATTTTACATCAGATCTTAGTGATTTACAAATCGAACAATATTTTTGAACTTCAAAATGCTACCTACTCCGTAATGCAAGCGTTTCATCAGAGTAAGTATAATTACTAAGATAAAACTTGAAGTTTATCACACGCATACATAAAATTAGGTTTCAAAATGCTTTTCTGATGATATTTCAAGAATACTTTATACCCGTTTTAATAAACATATGACGTTTAAGTGATTAACTTAAATATACTGATTGTGTTTAAAAATTATTACACTAACAATGTATTTCAACCTACTGTAGTAGGTAACTTGATAAAAGTTATGGAGTATTTGTCTCATCTCTCATACTAAATTAAAAGTAAACCCTGTCAGTGTTTaactaactaaatgacctgaaaAAGTAGAATATATAGAGTATAAATCTAACAGAGAAAATTAAAATTTGAGCAACTTACCAACTGTAGCAGATCGGAAAGTAGTCCATCCATCAACAACGCTACGATTTCCCTTTATCAGCGTTTTTCCAAGCCCATCTCCAAGAAACATAATCATGCTCTTTTTCCTCACTACTTCAATATATTCATAATACGCTCCTTCCTTAATGTAAATCACAAATCTGGTGTTACTTGAATTCGGAGCTACACTTAATGCCTCGTTAATTGTACTAAAATTACCACTACCATCCTTAGCCACCACTAAATCAATTTTCGTCTCATTTAATGGAGCTTGTAAAAGAGCTCTATCTCTCCTCTTAATCCATTTAGGGAAGCCGTTCTTTACGGCCCCATATTCAGGAAAAATGTCCTGAGATTTcgtcgaagaagaagaagatgatgatgatgttttcaTTTTGTTCAGCATTGCTAGACAATTACTAACATGGCGAGCAATTGTATGCAGGCTTTGTTGCACGTAACGTCTTAAATTCTTTTTACTACGAGCAAGGCCATCGAGGCACGTGGCCTGATTTGTCATTGCAGCACTAAGAAGTGTTTGTAAATCATTATAGTTCTGTGTACGAGATTTCTTTTTGGAGAGATCAGAGAGAGTTGTTTTAAGCTCAATAATAGTGTTATCCAATAACTGAACACAGTCTTCGAGAGCGCGTTTTTCATATGGCTCAAGTTCAGGCAAATCTTCACGAATTTCAGTGCAGTTTTTAGCGGAGGCTTTGACTTCAGCAACTGTGACATTTATAGTGGAAGAAATGATTTGGGAAATGGATTTTTGTGCGAGATCTGGGATTACGGAGAGAGTGGAAACACAGAGCTGTGGGTAAAGTGTGTCTTGACAATGTGATTGGGCTAGTTGAATGTTTTTGTGAACATGAATATGATGTACTGTGTTTGAGGATGTTTTTGGGTTTTTTGAGAAGAATGTGAGAGAGATGATAGCTGAGAGAGCTAAAAGAGTGAGCAGAAATGGAGTTTTCCATTTGAGATTGTACATTGTGGAAAACTAAAACACTCGCAGAGGAAATTAGCAAGTTCAAGATTTCGTGAGGGGAACTGAGAAACAACTGCACTGTTTAAATAAGAATATATTGTATGCAAGAGGCAAAAAAGATGACATGATACATGTTGAAATTTAGTCCATGGTTAATTAAATAAAATGTTAGGTATTCAAATAACACCGTTCCTGATAAACTGCTTTCTTTAAGGTAATGAAGACCCATAAAAAAAATGAGTTTAAAGTATGTAAT includes these proteins:
- the LOC132608857 gene encoding pectinesterase-like, whose amino-acid sequence is MYNLKWKTPFLLTLLALSAIISLTFFSKNPKTSSNTVHHIHVHKNIQLAQSHCQDTLYPQLCVSTLSVIPDLAQKSISQIISSTINVTVAEVKASAKNCTEIREDLPELEPYEKRALEDCVQLLDNTIIELKTTLSDLSKKKSRTQNYNDLQTLLSAAMTNQATCLDGLARSKKNLRRYVQQSLHTIARHVSNCLAMLNKMKTSSSSSSSSTKSQDIFPEYGAVKNGFPKWIKRRDRALLQAPLNETKIDLVVAKDGSGNFSTINEALSVAPNSSNTRFVIYIKEGAYYEYIEVVRKKSMIMFLGDGLGKTLIKGNRSVVDGWTTFRSATVAVVGTGFLAKGITFENYAGPSKHQAVAVRSGSDLSAFYQCSFVAYQDTLYVHSLRQFYRDCDVYGTVDFIFGNAAVVLQNCNLYARKPNEKQKNIFTAQGREDPNQNTGISILGGKIASAADLIPVESSFKNYLGRPWKEYSRTVIMLAHIGSLIDPAGFLEWNGTFALSTLYYGEYMNRGPGSNTSARVNWPGYRVINNSTEASQFTVGKFIEGKEWLPDTGFPFYLNLTAS